A single window of Sparus aurata chromosome 12, fSpaAur1.1, whole genome shotgun sequence DNA harbors:
- the nfil3 gene encoding nuclear factor interleukin-3-regulated protein, with protein MQSIKQEMDSTESYGGENALVLAVALQGGNRDPINHKISAIAYKSKTTCRRKREFIPEEKKDTLYWERRRKNNEAAKRSREKRRINDMVLENKLMALGEENASLKAELLSLKVKFGLMSSAAYAQEVQKLSRSTTVDLYQELVPPTPSQGSNRDLEPLYLPSSCISVIKRSPHMPETCIATQASFSICRTAEVKQESAENSSYAQERCSPYELYRNYMASPLSGVFQSASLIQTTRSSSNSPRSSEDGAVSKSSDGEDEQQVPKGLMPSVADPRSVIVSAHKVPDVSSSALPHKLRIKARTMQIKVEAIDPEYESSEKSFSPSSVSEGGCYHTTQDSSEYTQSTPCPLSLQVTNMQDWTHQSEKWHKRSTETLQNACKSRLTPNSLSNKTIVDVKELSCAYSDAGDLYFKQELGDLSAKVASLKTLI; from the coding sequence ATGCAATCAATCAAGCAAGAAATGGACTCCACTGAGTCCTACGGTGGAGAGAATGCCCTGGTTCTGGCTGTGGCCTTGCAAGGGGGTAACAGAGATCCGATAAACCACAAAATCTCTGCTATTGCATATAAGTCCAAAACTACCTGTCGCAGGAAAAGGGAGTTTATtccagaggagaaaaaagacacCCTTTACTGGGAGAGGCGTCGCAAAAACAACGAGGCAGCCAAGCGCTCCAGAGAGAAGCGGCGTATAAATGATATGGTTCTTGAGAACAAACTGATGGCCCTCGGAGAGGAAAATGCCTCCCTCAAGGCTGAGCTGCTGTCGTTGAAGGTGAAGTTTGGCCTTATGAGCTCAGCAGCATATGCACAAGAAGTCCAGAAGTTATCCCGTTCCACCACTGTTGACCTTTATCAGGAGCTTGTTCCACCTACACCTAGCCAAGGTTCCAACAGGGATTTGGAGCCTCTTTACTTACCCAGCAGCTGCATTTCAGTCATTAAGCGCTCACCTCACATGCCTGAGACATGTATTGCAACTCAGGCTAGCTTCAGTATCTGcaggactgcagaggtcaagcAAGAATCAGCAGAGAATAGCAGCTATGCACAAGAGAGATGTAGTCCCTATGAACTCTATAGAAACTACATGGCCAGTCCTTTGTCTGGAGTCTTCCAGTCTGCTTCTTTAATACAGACCACCAGGTCCTCCAGTAACTCCCCCAGGAGCTCAGAAGATGGTGCTGTAAGCAAATCATCAGATGGTGAGGATGAGCAGCAAGTCCCCAAAGGGTTGATGCCATCTGTAGCTGACCCAAGAAGTGTCATTGTCTCCGCACACAAAGTACCAGATGTCAGTTCTTCAGCTTTGCCCCATAAACTCCGGATCAAAGCCAGAACCATGCAAATCAAAGTAGAGGCCATCGACCCTGAATATGAGTCCTCTGAAAAGTCCTTCTCTCCGAGTAGCGTTTCAGAAGGAGGTTGCTACCACACTACTCAGGACTCTTCAGAGTACACCCAGTCCACCCCGTGCCCTTTGTCATTACAGGTCACCAACATGCAAGACTGGACCCACCAGTCTGAGAAGTGGCATAAACgcagcacagagacactgcAGAATGCCTGCAAGAGTAGGCTTACCCCGAACTCTCTTTCGAATAAAACCATTGTGGATGTAAAAGAACTCTCCTGTGCATATTCAGATGCTGGGGACTTGTATTTTAAACAGGAACTTGGTGACCTGTCTGCAAAAGTGGCCTCTCTAAAAACACTGATCTAA